The segment acaaaatgtgcacgcatggctacatgcagctcttgctatgatctcaaaacaagcgcatctactcacgaccTCATCtctaaacacagtccagttcaaaataattggcacagatccatataagCCTACTGCAGTTCTGATTGGTTATAGTTATGTTGCACCGGTCTGTGTGGAGTATGGGCTGAGTCGCGCGCAATATAATCATACTGTACTCCGATGtcttctgcctacaacaaaatatcTTGCATAGTTCGTTTCGGGAATGTTACATTGAAAGTGGATAATACtgcattgattcgatcacaatttccACAGTAAAGGGATacggggaaaactctagaaagttgtgaaattcaatctcgtgcttctttCTCTCGGtaggctgatatttcttctgcactCTGCGCGTCAGTCCCGGGGGAGCTAAGCGGCAGTCTTGTGCTACTGCGCCCACATTGCTCAACCACAACTGTCACGTGCAATAGATCAGTCTGAGGAACTTTCATTTACAGGAAATCACCAAGAGAAAGACATCAACATGGGTGAGCTCTGTTCAACTGTATGATCATTTGTAATCATAAAACTATATTTATTTCACATAGATTATTTTAGAAGGGCACCAGCTAAAGTAACCTATGGTATCTGTATTTGTCTAATTTGATAGGAGTTGGAGTTGGAATTGGTGGATTCATTACATTGTTGACTTTAGCCTCTTGTTTTGGAGACATTACAAAGGTTGACACCAGTGGGGCCTCAGCGATAACTGCTAGACAAGACAAGCTAACTGTCCAAGGTATTTGAGTGACCGGTATTCAGAACCTTCCAATAATCAATAATAATAAATCCATCGAATCTATATAATTCTATTGGAAAGAAATTACATGCAAAGttaattttttatatttattttaccaTCAATCCTAATCCTCTAAAGGGGTGGATGCCTCTCATAAACTGGCTGAGCATGACCTGGTGAGGATGAACAAGTACAAGAAGCTCATCACCAAGGTGGGGCAGAAGCATGGCCTGGACCCAGCTATCATCGCTGGCATCATCTCCAGAGAGTCCCGGGCTGGGGCAGTGCTGGACAATGGCTGGGGAGATCATGGGAATGGCTTTGGGCTCATGCAGGTTGGCTGGCAGTTGGCACAAGATTTGTGTACATGTGTCGTTGATTGTGTGTGAGAATAAGGAAGCAGAACTTACCAAGGGGATATCTGTTGAAATCTGAGAAGTTTAATagcatcttcctcttcctcttttagATTGTACTACAGGCTATTTTTGTAATGCAATAGAAGTGGTGTGATTTATTtctaaatattttattttcatagGTTGACAAGCGCTACCACAAGATAGTGGGGACATGGGACAGTGAGGAGCATATCAGTCAAGGCACTGAGATTCTCATTGAGTTTATCCGAAGGATCCAGGCTAAATTCCCTGCGTGGCCCAAGGAGCACCAGCTGAAAGGTGCCGTATTGCTCACCCACCTTTTTACTCTGTAGTTTGATAGAAGGGAGGAGTTACATATTTGTTATGTATGCAAATGCATGGATACCATGGCAAAAACATATTGTACATCTTTTCAGGGGGAATTTCAGCCTACAATGCTGGGGACAAAAATGTCCGCACCTATGAGCGAATGGACGTGGGCACCACTGGGGATGACTATTCCAATGATGTTGTTGCCAGATCTCAATGGTTCAAAAGACAGGGTTATTGAAGACTCTCTTCATTATATACTTCAGTCTTTGATTCTACCTATCGTAAAAATATTCAGTACGTGTTTTGGAATAAATCAAAGCAATAAAATGACTTCTCTGAATGAATCAAAGCAGTAAAATGTCTTCTATTTTCTGAATAAATCAAAGCAGTAAAATACATTCTATTTTTAAAAATACATGAAACAAATGTCATTGTGTGGTCGGTCACTGGTCaacattattttatatattttaagcAAACATCCTCtaatgcagtggttcccaaactttttatagtccagtaccccttcaaacattcaacctccagctagcaccagggtcagcgcactctcaaatgttgttttttgccatcattgtaagcctgccacacacacacacacatatgatacatttattaaacataagaatgagtgtgagtttgtcacaacccggctcatgggaagtgacaaagagctcttataggaccagggcacaaataataataataagcaatagttttgtctttatttaaccatctgaCATATAAAACTTTAATTGTTCATTGAAAATGGTAAATAActaaccacaggttaatgagaagggtgtgcttgaaaggatgcatataactctgcaatgttgggttgtattggagagagtctcagtattaaatcattttccacacactatgcctgtatttcgttttcatgctagtgagggccgagaatccactctcacataggtacgtggttgcaaagggcatcagtgtcttaacagcgcgatttgccaaggcaggatactctgataatctggcagtggcttttgattaaattaaattttcacagaaccgcttgttgcaatttcaatgaggctctcttgttcagatatcggtaagtgcaCTGGAGGCAGGGAATGAAAGgaataacaaatccagttgtttgtgtcatccgtttcgggaaagtaccagcgtaattgcgcacccaactcaggtgcttcgctatatcacattggacattgtccgtaagcttgagttcctttgcacacaaaaaaatcatacaatgatggaaagacctgtgttttgtccttgttaatgcagacctCAATTTTGTCCGGCACATTGAATATAATTGCAGGGAgaccctgtaatcctagattcagatcactcaggcgagaaaaaacatcacccagataggcaagtcgtgtgagaaacttgtcatcatgcaagcagtcagacaagcaagctcgtctctcaatttaaaaaaaacgtgtcaatactttgccccttgataaccagcacatgttgtaaaagcgttacatagtgtccaaaacgtctttcaagctgttaggcattcccttggcagcaagagcctcttggtggatgctgcagtgtaccgaaatggcgtcgggagcaactgcttgcacgcgcgttaccactccactatttCTCCCTGtaatggcttttgcgccatcagtagataccaacacatcttgaccaccaaagtccatttgatgtcacaaagctgtatagtacttaaaaaatatcctcttctgttgtcctggtttccagtggtttgcagaagagaggatgtcttccttaattgacaccccataaacgtaacggaaatataccaggagctgtgccaggcccaccacacctgttgactcatccagctgtaacgcatagaattcactggcttgtatgcgaagcagtaattgtttcaaaaccaTGTCACCGATGCAtagtgaaagtgttgcttgatgaaggcattgtctcaATCGTTTTTTGCTTTTTCCCCCatcattgtcccagccatatccgaggcagcaggaagaattaagtcctccataatagtatggggcttgcctgtcctagtcCCTCGGTAgctcacatttacatttaagtcatttagcagacgctctagacccttcttattaatggtatatgttgcttttatacatgtattACTGCTCAAAAGTCGGCTTAATTCTCGATTTAAAAACTctcgtggcttatttttcaaattggcatgtgttgtttctaaatgtctgcgcaagagtgaaggtttcatcgagttgtgagatagtacttttgcacatataacacactgtggctgaggaaaggcactaccaatacaagtgaaccccaaatcaatgtagttctcatcatatttgtctcttcgatggtccaacgtccctgtctgttgttcggtggtttcccgggtaagggggcagtagctcttcgcatgcatcagattcacaactgtcagtgtccatgctagctgggctaacaacaaatgtaggattactgatgctagcattggatgtgctcgtggaagcagaacaacttgtgtcgtcgacaggtgcaggtgtagtactgctggtagtagcagctggtagtagcagtactaccagtagagctggtatgtgtctctatggacgcgggtcttactttttttaaccatttatccatTTTCGATCAAACGGAATAAGCAGCAGCtacatttggctacatacggaccattagtggaattcccatgagagagtaacggttaatgtgattggatgttcattatttgactaggctaccagTATTTTACATTATGTTATTATTACgatgaacactagatggtttaattttatttttggcagtgaaacgaggctactcaggcgagaaaaaaaacctcacccaaatgtatagcaaCGTTAGAAAATATAAATggcctgtttgaaaatgtgaagaaaaaatgGTTTtctatttttcatttttttatgtgaatcacattttcatCTGGCGTACCCCAGACGGCATTGAGTACACCAGTTTGTGAATACCTGTTCTAATACGTTTAAAAGCTGCCACTAGAGAGCATTGCTGCCCACAGAGTTCCCCCTCAATTCTCAAATACCTCCCAAAAAGATTTTACTTTAATCTATGGACATAAAATGAATGTATTTGAATAGAAAATCGTTTTGAAAGATACCTGTTGTTACAGAGATTACAATGGAATTGAGCTATGACACAAAGTCAATGGTGTATCATCTTTGATCTGACTACTGTTGTCGTAAAATTGGTTTCATTATTTTAGGGGTTTTGGTCAAGGACAGCAATATTGTATCCAATCAGGTGGTTCATTTTTTCAGAGGGATCACATTCTCCTACACCATACACTGAGCATATAAAGCAAAGCATACCTAAATGGAATTGTTAAAAATACACCATCAACGTTATCTTGGATTTAAAGTTGATCTTTGAGAGCAACGTCTCAGTGAGTCAACTGGTGAACACAATTGTGTTACTTCCTCGCAGAGAAAGCATGCGCGGTACTCTAGTGCTTCTGCAGGCTACTTGAAGAAAGACACGAAACTTCAATGGGCCAGATCTAATCATCACAAATCAC is part of the Salvelinus fontinalis isolate EN_2023a chromosome 6, ASM2944872v1, whole genome shotgun sequence genome and harbors:
- the LOC129857854 gene encoding lysozyme g-like isoform X1 encodes the protein MGVGVGIGGFITLLTLASCFGDITKVDTSGASAITARQDKLTVQGVDASHKLAEHDLVRMNKYKKLITKVGQKHGLDPAIIAGIISRESRAGAVLDNGWGDHGNGFGLMQVDKRYHKIVGTWDSEEHISQGTEILIEFIRRIQAKFPAWPKEHQLKGGISAYNAGDKNVRTYERMDVGTTGDDYSNDVVARSQWFKRQGY
- the LOC129857854 gene encoding lysozyme g-like isoform X2 translates to MDITKVDTSGASAITARQDKLTVQGVDASHKLAEHDLVRMNKYKKLITKVGQKHGLDPAIIAGIISRESRAGAVLDNGWGDHGNGFGLMQVDKRYHKIVGTWDSEEHISQGTEILIEFIRRIQAKFPAWPKEHQLKGGISAYNAGDKNVRTYERMDVGTTGDDYSNDVVARSQWFKRQGY